A stretch of Tautonia rosea DNA encodes these proteins:
- a CDS encoding YgiQ family radical SAM protein, whose product MDARGWDAVDVVFVTGDAYVDHPSFANGILARVLEAAGYRVAVLSQPDWKSADPWRTFGRPRLFFAISAGNMDSMINHYTANKKVRNDDAYSPGGRIGLRPDRATLPYCQRAREAFPGVPVIAGGVEASLRRLAHYDYWSDTVKRSILLDSKADLVVFGMGEQPILEIARRLASGESIKDLRDMRGVAYALGAKELPPADCLALPTFEEVRSDKVQFARATRMIHQETNPLNARRLVQYHDRQAIVCNPPALPVTEADMDRIYDLPYTRRPHPMYGDEPIPAFESIKDSVTIMRGCFGGCTFCSITAHQGRIIQSRSKNSILKELQAIGQDPNFKGVVSDIGGPTANMYQMTCTRPEVEAVCKRQSCVHPKICKLLGTDHGPLIDLMKESREIPGIRKVLVASGVRMDLAQQSPEYLQELAAHHVGGHLKVAPEHTDPEVLKRMKKPEINDYESFDTAFRAASQRAGKTQYTVPYFIASHPGSDLKAMINLALFLKRNGYKPDQVQDFIPAPFDVATCMYYTGLDPFTGEEVYIARHLRDRKLQRALLQFFKPENYFEVRDALLKAGRSDLIGAGCDCLIPSQPPKAALRARMERANKAIAEGRYVHQIDSKSKSDGQASFASDSENSRSGKGPRSAGYRPGRSGARRRKG is encoded by the coding sequence ATGGACGCCCGAGGGTGGGATGCCGTCGATGTCGTCTTCGTCACCGGAGACGCCTACGTCGATCACCCGTCCTTCGCGAACGGCATCCTTGCCCGGGTTCTGGAAGCCGCAGGCTACCGCGTCGCCGTGCTGTCTCAGCCCGACTGGAAGAGCGCCGACCCCTGGCGCACGTTCGGCCGCCCTCGCCTGTTCTTCGCCATCAGTGCGGGGAACATGGACAGCATGATCAACCACTACACGGCCAACAAGAAGGTCCGCAACGACGACGCCTATAGCCCTGGAGGCCGCATCGGACTTCGTCCCGACCGCGCGACGTTGCCCTACTGCCAGCGAGCCCGCGAGGCCTTCCCCGGCGTTCCGGTCATTGCCGGCGGGGTCGAGGCCTCCCTGCGACGCCTCGCACATTACGATTATTGGAGCGACACGGTCAAACGCTCCATCCTGCTCGACTCGAAGGCCGATCTAGTGGTCTTCGGCATGGGTGAGCAACCGATCCTGGAGATCGCCCGGCGGCTCGCCTCGGGAGAATCGATCAAGGACCTCCGCGACATGCGAGGCGTGGCCTATGCCCTGGGAGCTAAGGAATTGCCCCCGGCCGACTGCCTCGCGCTCCCGACCTTCGAGGAGGTCAGGTCCGACAAGGTCCAGTTTGCCAGGGCCACCCGGATGATCCACCAGGAAACGAACCCACTCAATGCCCGACGCCTCGTTCAGTATCACGATCGACAGGCGATCGTCTGCAACCCCCCGGCCTTACCCGTTACCGAGGCCGACATGGACCGCATCTACGACCTGCCTTACACCCGTCGGCCACACCCGATGTACGGCGACGAACCGATTCCGGCGTTTGAATCCATCAAGGACTCCGTGACCATCATGCGCGGCTGCTTCGGCGGCTGCACCTTTTGCTCAATCACCGCGCATCAAGGGCGGATCATCCAATCCCGCTCGAAGAATTCGATTCTCAAGGAGTTGCAGGCCATCGGCCAGGACCCCAACTTCAAGGGAGTTGTCTCCGATATCGGCGGCCCGACCGCGAACATGTACCAGATGACCTGCACCCGCCCCGAGGTCGAGGCCGTTTGCAAGCGTCAGTCCTGCGTTCATCCGAAGATTTGCAAGCTGCTCGGCACCGACCACGGCCCCTTGATCGACCTCATGAAAGAGAGCCGCGAAATTCCTGGTATTCGGAAGGTCCTGGTCGCCTCGGGCGTCCGCATGGACCTGGCGCAGCAATCCCCCGAGTACCTTCAAGAACTCGCCGCCCACCACGTCGGCGGCCACCTGAAAGTGGCCCCTGAGCACACTGACCCCGAAGTGTTGAAACGGATGAAGAAGCCGGAGATCAACGATTACGAATCGTTCGACACCGCCTTCCGTGCCGCCAGCCAGCGGGCCGGGAAGACCCAGTACACGGTCCCCTACTTCATTGCCTCGCACCCCGGCAGTGACCTGAAGGCGATGATCAACCTCGCCCTGTTCCTCAAGCGTAACGGCTACAAGCCCGACCAGGTCCAGGATTTCATCCCGGCCCCGTTCGATGTGGCGACCTGCATGTACTACACCGGGCTCGACCCGTTTACCGGCGAGGAAGTCTACATCGCCCGTCACCTCCGTGATCGGAAGCTTCAGCGGGCCTTGCTCCAGTTCTTCAAGCCCGAGAACTACTTTGAGGTCCGCGACGCCCTGCTGAAGGCTGGTCGATCCGACCTGATTGGAGCTGGGTGCGACTGCCTGATCCCCTCTCAGCCTCCAAAGGCCGCCCTTCGAGCCCGCATGGAACGAGCCAACAAGGCCATTGCCGAAGGTCGCTACGTCCACCAGATTGACTCGAAGTCGAAGTCCGATGGACAAGCCTCATTCGCTTCAGATTCAGAAAATTCTCGAAGTGGCAAAGGGCCACGATCAGCCGGCTATCGTCCGGGCCGTTCGGGCGCTCGGAGGCGAAAAGGATGA
- a CDS encoding NADH-quinone oxidoreductase subunit N translates to MTPDQSETLSRTLLILLPEIVLSISAATIMVAGPFVRWGRSLWAGLSGAAIVASLVTLLAIARFDTTDFVYGAVALNDALSLYSRLAFLLTGLILLALGSNQIGDDRAPEFFGAILFIIAGSMLVSAANELVFLFVGLELISIPTYLLLYLPRRDRQAQEAATKYFFLSVFSTGLLLFGFAYLYGLTGVTNLKALAFLMHEGDGIITSGNVTFGLIAVVFITAGLGFRVAAVPFHFYAPDVYQGAPTIITALLAWIPKGIGFVAMLRVLTSVVSVGDPMLAERAVFLAWIIAATTLVLGNTVALVQTNLKRLFAYSSIAHAGYLMIGIAAAFATVEDPSNLGANSGAEGILFYLAAYALMTLGAFGVILLLEAAGERAETIDDLSGLSRTRPLLALAMALCLFSLAGVPPLAGFWGKFFIFVSAWNTEPIQGIPSLRLLALIGVINAAVGAYYYLRIVAAMYYGSPAETPSSTERSRPTWPNLAAVGACAVLSLVLGCIPWPLQTASRQAAVSAIYQPSPTRINASPDESVTDNLARFEGMTNR, encoded by the coding sequence ATGACTCCCGATCAGTCGGAAACACTCTCGCGGACACTCCTGATCTTGCTGCCGGAAATCGTTCTCTCGATCTCCGCCGCGACCATCATGGTGGCAGGTCCATTCGTGCGATGGGGGCGGTCTCTCTGGGCTGGACTCTCAGGCGCAGCAATCGTTGCTTCGCTCGTAACCCTGCTCGCAATTGCACGGTTTGACACGACTGACTTCGTTTACGGAGCGGTCGCTCTGAATGACGCCCTCTCCCTCTATTCGAGACTAGCCTTTCTCCTAACGGGTCTGATTTTACTTGCACTCGGTTCAAACCAAATCGGAGATGATCGAGCCCCCGAGTTTTTCGGCGCGATCCTCTTTATTATCGCGGGTTCGATGCTGGTGAGTGCGGCGAATGAGCTGGTCTTTCTCTTTGTCGGACTCGAACTGATCTCGATCCCGACCTACCTCTTGCTCTACTTGCCCAGGCGTGATCGACAGGCTCAAGAAGCTGCGACGAAGTACTTTTTCTTGAGTGTCTTCTCAACAGGCTTACTGCTCTTCGGATTTGCCTATCTCTATGGGTTGACCGGCGTCACGAATCTCAAAGCGTTGGCGTTCCTGATGCATGAGGGTGACGGCATCATCACCTCCGGAAACGTCACGTTCGGACTCATTGCGGTTGTGTTCATCACCGCTGGGCTCGGCTTTCGGGTCGCCGCAGTACCGTTTCACTTTTATGCTCCCGACGTTTATCAGGGGGCTCCCACCATCATCACCGCCCTGCTTGCCTGGATTCCCAAGGGTATCGGCTTTGTGGCGATGCTCCGCGTCCTCACCTCGGTGGTCAGTGTGGGTGATCCAATGCTCGCGGAGCGTGCGGTATTCCTGGCATGGATCATCGCTGCGACAACCTTGGTGCTCGGCAATACGGTTGCCTTGGTCCAGACCAACCTCAAGCGCCTGTTCGCCTATTCTTCGATTGCCCATGCCGGTTATCTGATGATTGGTATTGCGGCGGCGTTTGCCACGGTCGAAGATCCTTCGAATCTCGGAGCTAATTCAGGGGCCGAAGGGATTCTCTTTTACCTGGCCGCCTATGCGTTGATGACGCTGGGAGCCTTCGGGGTGATCCTCCTTCTTGAAGCTGCTGGTGAGCGAGCGGAGACGATCGATGACCTTTCCGGTCTGTCTCGCACTCGACCCCTTCTGGCTCTTGCCATGGCACTCTGTCTGTTCAGCCTTGCCGGAGTTCCACCGCTTGCGGGATTCTGGGGCAAGTTCTTTATCTTCGTTTCCGCATGGAATACAGAGCCGATCCAGGGGATCCCCTCGCTTCGTCTTCTGGCGTTGATCGGTGTCATCAATGCGGCCGTGGGTGCCTATTATTACTTGCGAATCGTCGCAGCCATGTATTATGGTTCCCCTGCTGAGACCCCAAGCTCAACGGAACGATCTCGACCCACCTGGCCCAATCTGGCGGCAGTTGGTGCCTGTGCGGTGTTGAGTCTGGTGCTTGGCTGCATTCCCTGGCCTTTGCAAACGGCAAGTCGTCAGGCTGCAGTTTCTGCCATCTACCAACCATCACCGACTCGAATCAACGCATCCCCAGACGAAAGTGTAACTGACAATCTCGCTCGCTTCGAGGGGATGACAAATCGCTGA
- a CDS encoding sigma-70 family RNA polymerase sigma factor, translated as MPFIAPQTPPDIHFHQLLREARDGSTEARWLVVQLFRKMMLTIANEEVNQAIQAREAPSDIVQETIVEAQRDLDRFHGMTESEMRGWLKRVLKRNIQNLHLKYRTIKRDLNRERPIEVKSQMSDPKMTDPGPSPSSVLDRRERLQGIDRAMKTLPKHYQQVIELYYRKGLSFTQIGEIMERTEGAVRQLHARSLHELSKRMR; from the coding sequence ATGCCTTTTATCGCTCCTCAAACGCCTCCTGACATCCACTTCCATCAGTTGCTTCGAGAAGCTCGTGATGGATCGACCGAAGCTCGTTGGCTCGTTGTTCAGCTCTTTCGAAAAATGATGCTAACGATCGCAAATGAGGAAGTGAATCAGGCGATTCAGGCACGTGAAGCTCCGTCTGATATCGTCCAAGAGACGATCGTTGAAGCACAGCGAGACCTGGATCGCTTCCACGGAATGACCGAAAGCGAAATGCGCGGGTGGCTCAAAAGGGTTTTAAAACGCAATATCCAGAACCTGCATCTGAAATATCGCACGATCAAGCGTGACCTGAATCGTGAACGCCCAATCGAAGTGAAATCTCAGATGAGTGATCCGAAGATGACCGATCCGGGCCCTTCACCGAGTTCGGTGCTGGATCGTCGGGAACGGCTCCAGGGTATTGATCGAGCCATGAAAACCCTGCCAAAGCACTATCAGCAGGTCATCGAACTGTACTATCGGAAAGGTCTAAGTTTCACCCAAATTGGTGAGATTATGGAGCGAACGGAAGGCGCTGTCCGACAACTTCACGCCCGTTCGCTTCATGAACTCAGCAAGCGAATGAGGTAG